In a genomic window of Methanosarcina horonobensis HB-1 = JCM 15518:
- a CDS encoding response regulator: MRTQVAKSIEILLVEDSKGDVGLIEEVFEDAKIRNNLNVVEDGEEAILFLRGEGQFSGVPRPDIILLDLNLPKKDGREVLEEIKRDDDLKNIPVVVLTTSKAEEDILKSYNLHANAYVTKPVDFDQFIRVVRSIEDFWLEVVKLPSK, from the coding sequence ATGAGAACACAGGTGGCGAAATCCATAGAGATTCTGTTAGTCGAAGACAGTAAAGGAGACGTTGGATTAATCGAAGAAGTCTTCGAAGACGCAAAGATTCGAAATAACTTGAATGTTGTGGAAGACGGAGAAGAAGCAATACTCTTTTTACGGGGTGAAGGACAATTTTCAGGTGTTCCACGCCCTGATATAATTCTTCTGGACTTGAATTTACCGAAGAAAGACGGACGTGAGGTTCTTGAAGAGATAAAAAGAGACGATGACTTAAAAAATATACCTGTAGTGGTTTTAACGACTTCCAAAGCTGAAGAAGATATACTTAAATCCTATAATCTCCACGCCAATGCATACGTCACCAAGCCTGTCGACTTTGATCAGTTCATAAGAGTAGTTAGATCCATAGAGGACTTCTGGCTTGAGGTCGTGAAACTACCATCGAAATAA